From the Cyanobacteria bacterium FACHB-DQ100 genome, the window GGTGGAACATTTTTCGATGCAGCAACATTACCCGCAGCGTTAAAAGCGATCGTTTATCTATTACCGCTAACCTATACAAGTTTAGGCTTAAGAGCGGCAGCCTATTTACCGATCGCGCAATTTCCCTGGTTTGTGATTCCGGTTTTGCTGGTGATGGCGATCGGACTTTCGGCGGTGGGTGCCTATCAGTTCTCACACCTGCAAGATTAAACTTTCATATCGCTGTATTTCACTCCATTACTTTCGATGCTCAATCTAGAACGAACGCTCTATAACCCTTGCAGCAACGCTTAGACTGTGAGCATAGGAGGGGCTGAATCATGGAAGTTCAGGAGCTACTACGGCGGTACGAATGGGGCGATCGAGATTTCTCTGGGGTTGATTTGAGCAATGCCGATCTGAGCAATGTCACACTCGTCGATATTAATCTCAGCAATGCCAATCTAACAGGTGCAAATTTGAATCGAGCGTTCCTGATGAAAGCAAATCTGCGGGGTGCATTTCTGAATTGGGCAGATCTTCGCTTTGTCAAGCTGAATGAAGGGAATCTGATCGAGACAGATTTCACTAAAGCGCACCTCAACGGCGCATTTCTGGTGAGGTCGGATTTTTCGCGATCGCGCCTCAGTGGTGCCGATTTGAGTCACGCCAATTTACGCGGTGCAGTGTTAGAACATGCCAATCTTTGTGGGGCAAAACTGCTTAATACGAATCTCCGCAGCGCCAATCTTCAGGGCGCAAACCTCAACTGGGCAAATCTACAAGGCGCAAAACTGAGCGGTGCAATACTTCAAAATGCGTTCTTGAGCGAAGCAAATCTAGCGGAGGCGTTTCTCAATGGAGTCGATCTGCGAGGGATTGATTTAAGTGGGATTAATCTTCGGGCAGCAAAGCTAAACGGCGCAAATTTGGAAGGTGCGACTTTATCGTTTTCAAATCTGCGTGAGGCACACTTACACGGCGCAAATCTCACCCGTGCGAATCTGATTGGCGCGAATTTAGAAACTGCCTTTCTTCAAAGATCTCTAATCAATACTTCGGACAATATTAAACAGCGATGACGCCGTAAGAGCGCAAGGATTCTTAGTTGGGATGAGATTTAATCGAGGTGGACGATCGCTCTAACTTTATCGGTAGAGAGCTTTTCCTTCAATGTGCCCATCCTTTTAATGAAGTCACGGTTAATGCTGCTGAGGCAGCAATTGGGTTTTACCAAAAAGTAGGATTTACGCAAATTGGCGATCGCTTTTTCAAACATGGAATCTGGGGGACACCCATGAAATGGGTTAATCCTGCAACATCATTGCTGTCCACACTGCGCGAATTGGAGTGTGAGCTTCATCAGCCGCAGTGCCGGAGTGATCGAGAACGTCTCGCACAGTTACTTGCTCCTGATTTTAGAGAATTTGGTCGATCGGGAGCTTCATATAGTCGCGATGATACACTGGCGATGTTGCCGTTAGAGACGGAAGCACCGCAGATTCATGCCAAGACTTTACTGTACACGAGCTTGCAGATTCGATTGTGTTACTTACCTATCGGTCAGCCCATATAAATCCGTCGGGAGAGTTGTTCCGTCACACGAACCGATCGTCGATCTGGCGACTGGATTCGTCGGGGTGGCAAATGGTATTTCATCAAGGAAAGCCTACAGACTCTTTTGATCGATCTCCAACCTAAGACCCGCTTACACACTGACCCTATAGAGTTTCTTCTTCGTGTCCAAGAAATGAATTACTCAGGTTAAACCTTCTGAAGATCATGCCAATTCAGAGGAGGTTCCGCAGGATTCTGGAAGATAACAGGTAACCAGGTCGCACAAGGAAAATGGTCTTCAAGCCCTTGTAACTTCTCCCTAGACTCCCGTACAGCTTGATACAGCGACTTCCCTTGTGAGAAACCCATCAAAAAGTTCTTCAAAAACTCTTGGGCTACCCGATCAGGTACAGGTTCTCGCATCACAATGGTTTGTGGAATGTATAAGTCGGATAATTGGTGTGCTAACCCAAACCCATCACAGGAATTAAACATTGCTAACTTTAATCCTTGGGCGATCGCTTGTCTCAATGCGTGTTTGAGTTGAGCGATCGTTAGGCTTTCGTGAGGATTGATGCGGATGTATCCTCCCGCTGTATCGGATTGACTGAAGCTATGACCTGCAAAAAAGAGCATATCCCACGATTGTTTCCACAGTTGGTCGTTTAATTCCTGACGTTGCGGCTCTACCAAAAACGTTACGTCTGCATTAGGCAATTGAGCTAGGACAGCTTGGTCGCTCTGTAAATCAATTCCGGTACTGTCTCCTAAAATTGCCAGAATTTTAGCTTTGGGGTTGGGGGGGCGCAATGAGGCTGTCTGCTCATAGTCGGGAGCACTGAGAGCAATTTCCGCAAGAGGATAGCGATAGCAAAAATCCCAAAGTTGAAAGGGCAGCCGTCGCAATTGAGGATTATCCGTTTGAAGGAGAATCCGAATCGAATCAGATGGAGCTAACTGCTCCAGCATTCGGTCTTTAATCGGTCGAAAGTCTGGGTCATTTAGCCAATCATTCAGCTGCTTTTCCAGGTGTGAGGCAGCTTGATTGCATTCTAGGAAGAAATCATGATGACTGATATTCGTGATCTGGGTATCTGGAACATCCAGCCGAAAGTTTGCTTTAAGACATTTGCGATAGGCAGATTGCCATTGTTCATAAAGGGTCGATAATTCTGGTGCAGCGGCAAGCCAGCCCTTTGTATATTGCATGAGGCGAGATTGCATCTCATTTCCAATTTGAAGGGTGACCGGAAAACCTGTACACAAATTACCGACGCCGATATGAAGGCAAACCCATTTACGATGTTTTTGCTGTTCTGCCTTTGGAGTTTGCTGATTTGCGATTTGCTTCTGGTTAGCGAGCATTGCTAACACTGCTTTCCAATCGGCTTGTTGTTGCTGGTAAAGAATGATTTGTTCATCTTTTGCCTGAAGCTGGGCTTGGTATTTTTCTTCGATCGCACGTACTGCCAGATCGTAATGATGGAGAAAACCTGCATGGAGTTGTGTTTTATTACTCTCTGCTGGAACATCGACTCGAACCACCACGACTCCATTACTTTTCCTTTCCAAACTGCGAACTGCGAGAGCCATGCCTTCATTCTCAATTTGAAGCTGATGCAGAGAATAGTTGAAC encodes:
- a CDS encoding pentapeptide repeat-containing protein; the encoded protein is MEVQELLRRYEWGDRDFSGVDLSNADLSNVTLVDINLSNANLTGANLNRAFLMKANLRGAFLNWADLRFVKLNEGNLIETDFTKAHLNGAFLVRSDFSRSRLSGADLSHANLRGAVLEHANLCGAKLLNTNLRSANLQGANLNWANLQGAKLSGAILQNAFLSEANLAEAFLNGVDLRGIDLSGINLRAAKLNGANLEGATLSFSNLREAHLHGANLTRANLIGANLETAFLQRSLINTSDNIKQR
- a CDS encoding GNAT family N-acetyltransferase, which produces MEVDDRSNFIGRELFLQCAHPFNEVTVNAAEAAIGFYQKVGFTQIGDRFFKHGIWGTPMKWVNPATSLLSTLRELECELHQPQCRSDRERLAQLLAPDFREFGRSGASYSRDDTLAMLPLETEAPQIHAKTLLYTSLQIRLCYLPIGQPI
- a CDS encoding pentapeptide repeat-containing protein; this translates as MSSTTQLNFSGKNLQGRSFRGQTLIGADFSNADIRGTDFTDAILVDANFNHAKAGLTVRHRFFWMAIVVLLSLLLGFATVFGLVFSGYLLFPFSLTPRHSPNILAAGIVLILFTLFVFSIVRRGLQTALSILFLMGILLGAVLGGLTGTIAGVASGIVAVTITVILATAATIAMVILMTLAITIARKLAALLFIAGTIMGSLIGATAGVSIGATVVTVIARTATIPSTRIGAIAGAQLAAATGTTLGIAIAAWIAHRVLIGDSRFTWVKKLITKITVLGGTSFRNADLTNATFAYAILKSTDLSNSTLTRTNFHNSRGIDQARTDQTILSHAAVQALVVTHRGAQQSYVGQNLKGANLIGADLRGADLTDADLNGATLEEAWLEEANLTKTQAIGANFQGAHLTGACIEAWNIDSATQLQGVICDYIYLRNSQQERRPSSGSFAPGDFTELFEEVIQTIDLLFRNGIDQRAFNYSLHQLQIENEGMALAVRSLERKSNGVVVVRVDVPAESNKTQLHAGFLHHYDLAVRAIEEKYQAQLQAKDEQIILYQQQQADWKAVLAMLANQKQIANQQTPKAEQQKHRKWVCLHIGVGNLCTGFPVTLQIGNEMQSRLMQYTKGWLAAAPELSTLYEQWQSAYRKCLKANFRLDVPDTQITNISHHDFFLECNQAASHLEKQLNDWLNDPDFRPIKDRMLEQLAPSDSIRILLQTDNPQLRRLPFQLWDFCYRYPLAEIALSAPDYEQTASLRPPNPKAKILAILGDSTGIDLQSDQAVLAQLPNADVTFLVEPQRQELNDQLWKQSWDMLFFAGHSFSQSDTAGGYIRINPHESLTIAQLKHALRQAIAQGLKLAMFNSCDGFGLAHQLSDLYIPQTIVMREPVPDRVAQEFLKNFLMGFSQGKSLYQAVRESREKLQGLEDHFPCATWLPVIFQNPAEPPLNWHDLQKV